The DNA window TAGCCAATGGATTCAAGACGGCCACTACTATACAATAACATGCATTCATCGCCTTTATCTATTGCCCCCTTCCCAATCAGAACTGAGGGGCATTAAGTGCCATGAGTGTAAGAAGTCCTGAAATAAGTCCAGCACAAGGAAGTGTGAGAATCCAACCACCAAAAATCCAAATCAGCTGCTTCCAATTAACAGCACCAACATCGCCGTTCATAAGAGCGACACCAACAACAGCTCCAGTCAGGCATTGCGTTGTGGAAACAGGCAACCCAAGCCGACTTGCCAGCAGAACTGTGATGGCAGCACCCAGCTCCATGGCGTATCCTCGCGTGGGCGAAAGCTGAGTAATCTTGTTACCGAGTGCCTTGATGATGTGGTGTCCCATGAACCAGAACCCTGCACCCAGAAGAAAACcagcgatgacgaggatCCAAATGGGTGTCGCCGAGTCTTCAGACACGATGCCAGTGCGAAATGTCTGATAAACAGCTACCCAGGGTCCTACAGCGTTGGCAACGTCATTAGAACCGTGTGCGATAGACATCATCATGGCGGAAGCAACTTGAGCGTATGTCCAGAGATGTTCGATACGGTTGTCGTAGCGTTTGGCTTTCTTGTGAATATCTGCAAGGGCTTGGGATGCATGTGTGACACAGTCGCGAGACACACCCTGGAGAAGAAAGTACTTGAAAAGATTGACAATGCGGCGAGGATGATAAATGGGGAGGTGCTGCACGGGAACCAGCCAACGCTCTTCAGGCTCGACATGGCGGGTTCTCTTGCGGCGACGGAGTGCGGAATTCTCCCCACGCTCAAGTTCTTCAAGGCCGGTCAGGTTATCAGGTCCTGCTGTAGCAGACGTTTCTTGTTGAGTGCCTTGACTTCCATTCTCAGACCCCGGAGAGGGCTGCTTCTCATTCTGGGGTTTGGCAAGATTTTCATCCTCAGGCGTATCGCTATTATTGTGAGCAGACTCGTAATAGTCCAGGATAATAGATTGACCAGTGCCAGGAAAGTATAGAGGAGGATTCTCGCGGTAGAGAAGAGGCCCAAGAGGAATATGCCAGGGTCTGACACGCGGATCATTCTTGACGACTACCCGGTGGAAGTATGGAACAAAAAAGACATATGCGATAAGCAGCATCCCGAAAAAAGAACCCAGGACAATACCAACAGCAGTCCCAGCTCCGAGCTCCTCAAGAGACGGGGCACTAGGTGCTTCAACAGTAATGAACAGGGCAAGAACAGCGCCCGTGAAAGCGAGATACACTGGAATGGCCCTCAGAGCCTTCTCAAACGAATTTTGTCTCTCTAGAACACAGAATTTGAGCGTTCCAAAGAGGATAGCGGAGAAGGCA is part of the Fusarium poae strain DAOMC 252244 chromosome 4, whole genome shotgun sequence genome and encodes:
- a CDS encoding hypothetical protein (TransMembrane:10 (i48-67o87-106i118-138o150-173i185-203o215-242i418-436o466-483i504-522o552-578i)), whose translation is MAALQQYDWILAITTIAFCGSSFGNGANDVANAYATSVAARSLTMPQVGFLSMITEFIGAVALGARVTGTIKNNIIDLDHFVPSPGVLMLVMGCTEVASAFWLLLATKLGFPVSTTQTVVGALVGAGIASQASVSWAWTDGSVSQVAASWGIAPLISAAFSAILFGTLKFCVLERQNSFEKALRAIPVYLAFTGAVLALFITVEAPSAPSLEELGAGTAVGIVLGSFFGMLLIAYVFFVPYFHRVVVKNDPRVRPWHIPLGPLLYRENPPLYFPGTGQSIILDYYESAHNNSDTPEDENLAKPQNEKQPSPGSENGSQGTQQETSATAGPDNLTGLEELERGENSALRRRKRTRHVEPEERWLVPVQHLPIYHPRRIVNLFKYFLLQGVSRDCVTHASQALADIHKKAKRYDNRIEHLWTYAQVASAMMMSIAHGSNDVANAVGPWVAVYQTFRTGIVSEDSATPIWILVIAGFLLGAGFWFMGHHIIKALGNKITQLSPTRGYAMELGAAITVLLASRLGLPVSTTQCLTGAVVGVALMNGDVGAVNWKQLIWIFGGWILTLPCAGLISGLLTLMALNAPQF